The following proteins come from a genomic window of Phnomibacter ginsenosidimutans:
- a CDS encoding alpha-L-rhamnosidase C-terminal domain-containing protein, producing the protein MNNSDLSNTISTPTWIWYPGDFEIVLANKMQNRRTERGTFFPVFWKIDSHYVLMDFHKVFDVPAPETVDIYVEGEYHVKLDGKAFEGSPKQIVVPAGKHKINIKVFNQANVPAIYVKGKTIVSDASWLVTFEDKEWIDETGKASDISATKWLNAGSWNFNSPTQLPSQFALPVREQKAISTVKGENSMLVDFGKETFGFIQLNGLSGKGKLSVYYGESEEEALSTEHCETLDRVDVNNTEKKDEIMKLSKAYRFVNVQYDEGVILDSVSMLYEYADVKERGSFTCNDEEINRIYDVSKYTFELNTREFFIDGIKRDRWMRSGDAYQSYLMNYYLYFDNETVKRTTYALRGKDPVTGHINTIMDYTFYWFLGIYDYYLYTGDKKFIAQNYDRMKALMDYVLARRNKEGLMEWMTGDWIFIDWAEGLSKKGEVSFEQLLLARSLETMALCANIADDKDAEAQYNSLAADMRNKLFSIYWNDTKQALVHSRVDGQQTENVTRYANMFSIFFDYFNEEQKQQVKTSVLLNDDIQKITTPYMRFYELEALCALGEQNYVLSEMKDYWGGMLKLGATSFWEEYNPAKQGAEHYAMYGRKFGKSLCHAWGASPLYLLGKYYLGVKPTAPGYQKYVVEPNLGGLEWMQGKVPTPQGEIELKVTNTTVEVKAPAGMGLLRLKSSILPEGRDIVPLSKGNGLYEMAIQPGIAYIIQYKAD; encoded by the coding sequence ATGAATAACTCTGATTTATCAAATACAATTTCAACACCAACATGGATATGGTATCCTGGCGATTTCGAAATTGTACTGGCCAATAAAATGCAAAACCGTCGTACTGAACGTGGTACATTCTTTCCTGTATTCTGGAAAATAGATAGCCATTATGTGCTCATGGATTTTCATAAAGTGTTTGATGTCCCTGCACCTGAAACCGTTGATATTTATGTAGAAGGTGAATACCATGTAAAGCTCGATGGAAAAGCATTTGAAGGTAGTCCGAAACAAATTGTTGTACCGGCTGGTAAACACAAGATCAACATTAAAGTATTTAACCAGGCCAACGTGCCTGCTATCTATGTAAAAGGAAAAACAATTGTATCCGATGCTTCATGGCTTGTAACATTCGAAGACAAAGAATGGATTGATGAGACAGGTAAAGCATCTGACATCTCTGCTACTAAATGGCTCAATGCTGGAAGCTGGAATTTTAATTCACCTACACAATTGCCTTCGCAATTTGCCTTGCCTGTAAGAGAACAAAAAGCCATATCAACTGTGAAAGGAGAAAATTCTATGCTGGTTGATTTTGGTAAGGAAACCTTTGGTTTTATTCAATTAAATGGTCTGAGTGGAAAAGGTAAACTGTCGGTGTATTATGGCGAATCAGAAGAAGAAGCCTTATCTACAGAGCATTGCGAAACGTTGGATAGGGTAGATGTAAATAACACGGAGAAGAAAGATGAGATTATGAAACTTTCGAAAGCTTATCGTTTTGTAAATGTGCAATACGATGAAGGCGTAATACTCGATTCCGTTTCGATGCTGTACGAATATGCTGATGTAAAAGAACGTGGCAGTTTTACCTGTAACGATGAAGAGATCAATCGTATTTACGATGTTTCGAAATATACGTTTGAATTAAATACAAGAGAATTTTTCATAGATGGTATCAAACGTGACCGCTGGATGCGGAGTGGTGATGCTTACCAAAGCTATCTCATGAACTATTATCTCTACTTCGATAATGAAACAGTCAAACGTACAACCTATGCATTGCGTGGTAAAGATCCGGTAACGGGGCACATCAACACCATTATGGATTATACCTTTTACTGGTTCCTTGGTATTTACGATTACTATCTCTACACCGGTGATAAAAAATTTATTGCACAGAACTACGATCGCATGAAAGCGTTGATGGATTATGTTCTGGCAAGAAGAAATAAAGAGGGGTTGATGGAATGGATGACCGGTGACTGGATATTTATTGATTGGGCTGAAGGGCTTAGCAAAAAAGGTGAAGTAAGCTTTGAACAGTTGTTGCTGGCACGCAGTCTCGAAACAATGGCGCTGTGTGCAAACATTGCTGATGATAAAGATGCCGAAGCGCAATACAACTCATTAGCAGCTGATATGCGAAACAAATTATTCAGCATTTACTGGAACGATACAAAGCAGGCACTGGTGCACAGTCGTGTGGATGGCCAGCAAACAGAAAATGTAACACGCTATGCAAACATGTTCTCTATCTTCTTCGATTATTTTAACGAGGAACAAAAACAACAGGTGAAAACATCTGTGTTACTGAACGACGATATTCAGAAGATCACTACACCTTACATGCGTTTCTACGAACTGGAAGCATTGTGTGCTTTGGGTGAACAAAACTATGTGTTGAGCGAAATGAAAGATTACTGGGGCGGCATGTTGAAATTGGGTGCAACCAGTTTCTGGGAAGAATACAACCCTGCCAAACAAGGAGCAGAACATTACGCCATGTATGGCCGGAAGTTCGGTAAGAGTTTATGCCATGCATGGGGCGCAAGCCCGTTGTATCTGCTGGGTAAATATTATCTCGGAGTAAAACCAACTGCACCCGGGTATCAAAAATATGTGGTAGAACCAAACCTTGGTGGCCTCGAATGGATGCAGGGCAAAGTACCAACACCACAGGGTGAAATAGAATTGAAAGTGACCAACACTACTGTAGAGGTAAAGGCTCCTGCAGGAATGGGATTGCTGAGATTGAAAAGCAGCATACTTCCGGAAGGACGGGACATTGTGCCATTGTCAAAAGGCAATGGCCTTTATGAAATGGCCATTCAACCCGGAATAGCATACATCATTCAATACAAAGCTGATTAA
- a CDS encoding MFS transporter codes for MAVSLTNYLDAGAIVAGASGLTLWQNYLGLNEGHLGWLNALSANAFGAAIGAIFGGFLADKYGRKTIYTYNMLVYMLGIAIIMFTVNFPMLLAGFLITGISVGVGVPASWTYISENSEVGNRGKNMGISQFAWGVGPMIILLLGMLLAPGNADASAGVLFDYVQKIATLFIGNDASVEAINVFSSRIIFGSLLVVAFIAWTLQRKLNESKDWEEAKQSQSNEKQPGVFASFGTLFTNKVNIRTMLFLAGIYISWNMVASVMGFFQQHIYETAGGLSNGEANMITAVQWIVIIAVTYFGFAMLVDKVNQRWLYVFGTSIGIVAWCILIFIGIKNHVALWTFTMLWGIHAGISVQAFYALWASELFPAKYRAAAQGIMFFAVRSIAAVWGFGFVNIYGENGEGFSTAAYIMIGLLIFALIVGAIWTPKTQGKSLQQISKERYGEDI; via the coding sequence ATTGCTGTATCGCTGACTAATTACCTGGATGCTGGGGCAATCGTTGCAGGCGCAAGCGGGTTGACGCTTTGGCAAAATTACCTTGGACTTAATGAAGGGCATCTCGGTTGGCTGAATGCGCTTAGCGCCAACGCCTTTGGTGCAGCTATCGGTGCCATTTTCGGTGGGTTTCTTGCTGATAAATACGGACGCAAAACCATTTATACGTACAACATGTTGGTGTATATGCTGGGGATTGCCATTATCATGTTCACTGTTAATTTTCCCATGCTGTTGGCCGGTTTTCTTATCACAGGTATTTCAGTTGGCGTGGGTGTTCCAGCATCATGGACATATATCTCCGAAAATTCAGAAGTAGGTAATCGTGGAAAGAACATGGGTATTTCACAGTTTGCATGGGGTGTGGGCCCAATGATTATTTTATTGCTGGGCATGCTCCTTGCTCCCGGCAACGCTGATGCTTCGGCCGGTGTTTTATTTGATTACGTGCAAAAAATTGCAACACTTTTTATAGGTAACGATGCAAGTGTTGAAGCCATCAATGTATTCAGCAGCCGTATCATTTTTGGATCTTTGTTAGTGGTTGCTTTTATCGCATGGACATTGCAACGAAAACTCAATGAATCGAAAGATTGGGAAGAAGCAAAGCAATCACAATCAAACGAAAAGCAACCTGGCGTTTTCGCATCGTTTGGTACACTGTTTACCAACAAAGTGAATATTCGAACCATGCTTTTCCTCGCTGGTATTTATATCAGCTGGAATATGGTGGCTTCGGTGATGGGCTTCTTTCAGCAACATATTTATGAAACCGCAGGTGGTCTTTCAAATGGTGAGGCCAACATGATTACGGCAGTACAATGGATTGTCATTATAGCCGTTACCTATTTTGGTTTTGCCATGTTGGTTGATAAAGTGAATCAACGCTGGTTGTATGTTTTCGGTACATCAATTGGTATAGTGGCCTGGTGCATTCTAATTTTCATCGGCATAAAAAATCATGTTGCGCTATGGACGTTCACCATGCTTTGGGGCATACATGCAGGCATAAGCGTCCAGGCATTTTATGCACTTTGGGCTTCAGAACTTTTTCCGGCAAAATACCGGGCCGCTGCTCAGGGTATTATGTTTTTTGCAGTGAGAAGTATTGCAGCAGTATGGGGTTTTGGTTTTGTAAATATTTATGGTGAGAATGGCGAAGGATTTTCCACCGCGGCCTACATTATGATTGGGCTGCTCATTTTTGCACTGATTGTAGGAGCCATCTGGACACCCAAAACCCAAGGCAAATCATTACAACAAATTTCCAAAGAAAGATATGGAGAGGATATTTAG
- a CDS encoding sodium:solute symporter family transporter produces MNEIYNKLTTLDFAIVAIYLVALLAIGYIASFRNKKKDETLFLASNSLNWYNIGFNMWGTNVGPSSLLAFASIGFSAGIVGGNFEWYAFVFLTLLALVFAPRYIASKVSTMPEFMGKRYGKSTQDILAGYALIKILISWLSLGLFSGGILVRQILGIPMWQSTIVLVAFSGLFTYMGGLKAIAKVNVFQMILLIIVSLALTFIGLQKLGGITALIDKTPSHFWNLIHPASDPGYPWHALLLGYPVSAVAFFCTDQSMVQSVLGAKNLKQGQLGVNFIGWLKVLALPMFILPGILCFALFPDLTDDKLAYMTMVTNLFPSGLNGLVICVLIAVLVATIGSSLNALSTVFTKDIYVNNMNPQATVQQQIKVGRYTVVAGCVLAVLMAIAFDNIQGKTLFDIFQSILGYLAPPLAVTFLLSVFWKRTTKLAVNVILSAGSAFSLLVGMLNLWILPPDAATGTNTWWPHYFLISFYIFAILFVAAILISLLDKNKVTAAIETAPLPKTDKQVKMLFALLGLVILTLYIIFNGH; encoded by the coding sequence ATGAACGAAATTTACAATAAACTCACAACGCTTGATTTTGCCATTGTAGCCATTTACCTGGTTGCATTGCTGGCCATTGGTTATATCGCCAGTTTCCGAAACAAGAAAAAAGATGAAACGCTTTTTTTGGCGAGCAATTCACTCAACTGGTACAACATTGGTTTCAACATGTGGGGAACAAATGTGGGCCCCTCATCATTACTTGCATTCGCAAGCATTGGTTTTTCCGCAGGTATTGTGGGTGGAAATTTTGAATGGTATGCGTTTGTGTTTTTAACGCTGCTGGCACTGGTGTTTGCACCTCGTTACATCGCCAGCAAAGTAAGTACCATGCCCGAGTTCATGGGCAAGCGTTATGGCAAAAGCACACAGGATATTTTAGCAGGTTATGCGTTGATAAAAATTCTCATCAGTTGGTTGAGCCTTGGTTTGTTCAGCGGAGGAATTTTAGTTCGCCAAATTTTAGGCATCCCGATGTGGCAATCAACCATTGTACTCGTGGCCTTCTCTGGTTTGTTTACTTATATGGGCGGCTTAAAAGCCATTGCAAAAGTGAATGTATTCCAAATGATCTTACTAATCATTGTATCATTGGCATTAACGTTTATCGGTTTACAAAAGCTTGGTGGTATTACTGCTTTGATTGATAAAACACCGAGCCACTTTTGGAACTTAATTCATCCTGCATCCGATCCCGGTTATCCATGGCATGCATTGTTGTTGGGTTATCCTGTATCGGCCGTTGCATTTTTCTGTACCGATCAGAGTATGGTGCAAAGTGTGTTGGGTGCAAAAAATTTAAAACAGGGACAGCTCGGTGTAAACTTCATCGGCTGGTTAAAAGTACTGGCATTGCCCATGTTCATCTTGCCGGGCATTTTATGTTTTGCATTGTTCCCCGATTTAACTGATGATAAGTTGGCTTACATGACAATGGTAACAAATCTCTTTCCTTCAGGATTGAATGGGTTGGTGATTTGTGTGTTGATCGCTGTGTTGGTGGCAACCATTGGTTCCTCCTTGAATGCATTAAGCACAGTGTTTACAAAAGATATTTATGTCAATAACATGAATCCGCAGGCCACTGTGCAGCAACAAATAAAAGTAGGACGTTATACTGTTGTTGCGGGTTGTGTGCTGGCTGTGTTAATGGCGATAGCATTTGATAATATACAAGGCAAAACCTTGTTCGATATTTTTCAATCCATACTTGGCTACTTGGCTCCGCCATTGGCAGTTACATTCTTGTTGAGTGTTTTCTGGAAACGCACCACCAAGCTTGCTGTGAATGTAATTTTATCGGCAGGTTCTGCATTCAGTTTGTTGGTAGGAATGCTCAACTTGTGGATTCTGCCTCCCGATGCAGCAACGGGTACCAACACATGGTGGCCGCATTATTTTCTTATTTCATTTTACATCTTCGCTATCTTATTTGTTGCAGCCATTCTTATATCCTTACTCGATAAAAACAAAGTAACGGCCGCCATCGAAACAGCGCCATTGCCAAAAACAGATAAGCAGGTAAAAATGCTATTTGCATTATTAGGTCTTGTGATACTAACCCTCTACATCATCTTCAACGGACACTAA
- a CDS encoding Gfo/Idh/MocA family protein → MKYEKNSDADSTPLGTGGLTIGILGVGEGRSTMSAALQSKKLHLKIICDRNEELCKQRCKEFDFANYTTSYEDLLNDAEIDIIAIYTPDHLHADHIKQALLHGKHVVCTKPFIDDLNRAKELLELQAQTGKKVFVGQSSRFFEPYKRQRKDFEAGEIGELITIESHYNADHRWFLEKKWALEDSFKWLYGGLSHPVDFIRWYLPNIEEVMGYGMIGANGKAAGLKNEDTMHFIFKATDGRIARVSGTYTSPTQPTKRDSGMSCVLRGTQGASQADYHELRYAITDKTGEEKIVHWGDSTLKYYFRFEGQSHHAGEYQNYLEYFVDSIEQSFTAYPNMQEGIGTVALLQAMDKSLKTGAPVKIADILKQYNLESLSH, encoded by the coding sequence ATGAAATACGAGAAAAATAGTGATGCTGATAGCACCCCTTTAGGGACGGGGGGGCTTACAATTGGAATTTTAGGCGTTGGTGAAGGCCGCAGTACCATGAGTGCAGCTTTGCAAAGCAAAAAACTGCATCTCAAGATCATTTGTGATCGTAATGAAGAGTTGTGCAAACAACGTTGCAAGGAATTTGATTTTGCAAACTATACAACCAGCTACGAAGATCTGCTCAACGATGCGGAGATCGACATCATTGCTATTTATACTCCCGATCATCTGCATGCCGATCATATTAAACAGGCATTGCTGCATGGTAAACACGTGGTGTGTACCAAACCATTCATTGATGATCTAAATCGTGCAAAAGAATTACTAGAGCTGCAAGCACAAACAGGTAAGAAAGTATTTGTGGGACAAAGCTCACGCTTCTTCGAACCATACAAACGTCAACGCAAAGATTTCGAAGCAGGGGAGATCGGCGAACTCATCACCATCGAAAGTCATTACAATGCGGATCATCGTTGGTTTCTTGAAAAGAAATGGGCATTGGAAGATTCATTTAAATGGTTGTACGGTGGGTTAAGTCATCCTGTAGATTTCATTCGTTGGTATCTGCCTAACATTGAAGAGGTGATGGGTTATGGCATGATCGGCGCCAATGGGAAAGCCGCCGGATTAAAGAATGAAGATACCATGCATTTCATCTTCAAAGCAACCGATGGTCGTATTGCAAGGGTGAGCGGAACATACACCAGTCCAACGCAACCAACAAAGCGTGACAGTGGGATGAGCTGTGTGTTGCGTGGTACACAAGGTGCATCACAAGCCGATTACCATGAACTGCGGTATGCTATTACTGATAAAACAGGCGAAGAAAAAATTGTTCATTGGGGCGACAGCACCTTGAAATATTATTTCCGTTTCGAAGGACAGAGTCATCATGCAGGGGAGTACCAGAATTACCTGGAATACTTTGTTGATTCCATTGAACAAAGTTTTACCGCTTATCCAAACATGCAGGAAGGAATTGGAACCGTGGCGTTGCTGCAGGCAATGGATAAGAGTTTGAAAACGGGTGCGCCGGTGAAAATTGCAGACATTTTAAAGCAATATAATCTCGAATCACTAAGCCACTAA
- a CDS encoding L-rhamnose mutarotase: protein MKRLLISLLFFCCALSSAMAVNIYVAPNGADSNDGSIERPFATLNMALRKARDLRRMNDASYKEDIHIILRGGHYQVLETIVIRPEDSGTRESATFIEAAQNEKPVLSGGVQIGNWKKVTTPVNGLPKNSQAKIWVADVPMVNGNVFNFRQLWVNDVKAIRAKSSNGDAMLRILNWNKTEAACVIPTLAFQNLDKAKGLELFIHQWWEIANLRVKKLQVMGDSTKLFFHQPESNIQNEHPWPAPWISKETGNSAFYLTNAIQFLDEPGEWYLDVSNKKIYYWPRSNENLATAKVVAPFTETLIRLEGTIDNPVKNLVIDGISFQHTGWLRPSLQGHVPHQVGLYMTEAYRLKPAGTKEKPGLDNQAWIGRQAAAVELSYAIRTRIKNCSFLHLAATGIDLKKGVQDNMTKNNLFSDIGGTAILAGNFGDEGREIHLPFDPKDEREKCDVIFIENNFITNAANEDWGTVGIGCGFVSRTSIRHNEIENVSYSGISLGWGWSPVQNMMKDNRIVANKIHHYGKWNYDCAGIYTLSAQQNSIIEENYIDSIYKSPIAHLPSHWFYIYTDEGSSHFTVKNNWTPSQKYLQNNNGPGNVWSNNGPQVHDSVKQNAGLEKRFHYLTANKTAKVGVINEEHNEVIELVVKEGMQLNLPKLKELLAKNNMDSNAIYHWQNHYVIFDKVQDIGVMQGRIANNFPEAEVSVYHDMFYEYSKKKHCTDKTVAKEWQHIILTANLVADEKLQQEYLDYHITQFEKWPEISKGFCNADFQQLLLFRNGRQLMLIISIPKGESLDKLNPRTTANNPRVNDWNTIMKKYQEGIKGTKPGETWVFLSQTPNP from the coding sequence ATGAAACGATTGTTGATTAGCCTGCTGTTTTTTTGCTGTGCCTTGTCTTCGGCAATGGCAGTAAATATTTATGTAGCCCCCAATGGCGCAGACAGCAATGATGGCTCCATTGAAAGACCTTTTGCTACCCTCAATATGGCCTTGCGCAAAGCAAGAGACCTACGCCGGATGAATGATGCATCGTACAAAGAAGACATTCATATCATTTTGCGGGGCGGCCATTATCAGGTGCTTGAAACCATTGTTATCAGACCGGAAGATAGCGGCACCCGTGAAAGCGCCACGTTTATTGAAGCAGCACAAAATGAAAAGCCTGTTTTAAGTGGAGGTGTACAGATCGGCAATTGGAAAAAAGTAACAACGCCTGTTAATGGTTTGCCGAAAAATAGTCAAGCAAAAATATGGGTGGCCGATGTGCCGATGGTGAATGGGAATGTTTTCAATTTCCGTCAACTGTGGGTGAATGATGTGAAAGCAATACGGGCCAAATCATCGAACGGCGATGCTATGTTGCGCATTTTGAACTGGAACAAAACTGAAGCTGCTTGTGTGATTCCAACATTGGCTTTTCAAAACCTGGATAAAGCAAAAGGTTTGGAATTATTTATTCATCAGTGGTGGGAGATCGCTAACCTGCGTGTGAAAAAACTGCAGGTGATGGGCGACAGCACAAAGTTGTTTTTTCATCAACCGGAAAGCAACATACAAAACGAACATCCCTGGCCTGCTCCGTGGATCAGTAAAGAAACCGGTAACTCTGCTTTTTACTTAACCAATGCGATTCAGTTTTTAGACGAACCGGGTGAATGGTATTTAGATGTCAGCAATAAAAAAATCTATTACTGGCCACGCAGCAATGAAAATTTAGCAACAGCAAAAGTAGTTGCTCCATTTACCGAGACATTAATACGTCTGGAAGGAACGATTGATAACCCGGTGAAGAACCTGGTAATCGATGGCATTTCTTTTCAGCATACAGGTTGGTTGCGTCCTTCACTGCAAGGACATGTACCGCACCAGGTTGGTTTGTATATGACAGAAGCATACCGGTTAAAACCTGCAGGTACAAAAGAGAAACCGGGTTTGGATAACCAGGCATGGATTGGCCGACAAGCGGCTGCTGTGGAATTGAGTTATGCCATTCGTACACGAATTAAAAACTGTTCTTTCCTGCATTTAGCGGCAACGGGTATTGATTTAAAAAAAGGCGTGCAGGATAATATGACGAAGAATAATCTGTTCAGCGATATTGGTGGTACGGCTATCCTCGCCGGTAATTTCGGTGATGAAGGAAGAGAAATTCATTTGCCCTTTGATCCGAAAGATGAACGGGAGAAATGCGATGTCATTTTCATCGAGAATAATTTCATCACCAATGCTGCCAATGAAGATTGGGGCACGGTGGGTATTGGTTGCGGCTTTGTGAGCAGAACAAGTATTCGTCACAACGAAATTGAAAATGTATCGTACAGCGGCATCAGTTTGGGTTGGGGATGGTCACCTGTACAGAATATGATGAAGGACAACCGAATCGTTGCCAACAAAATCCATCATTACGGCAAATGGAATTATGATTGCGCCGGTATTTATACATTGAGTGCACAACAGAATTCCATCATTGAAGAAAATTATATCGACAGTATTTATAAGTCGCCCATTGCTCATTTGCCATCGCACTGGTTTTATATTTATACGGATGAAGGCTCTTCACATTTCACTGTAAAAAATAACTGGACGCCTTCACAGAAATATTTACAGAATAACAACGGTCCCGGTAATGTGTGGAGCAATAATGGTCCGCAGGTGCATGACAGTGTAAAGCAAAATGCCGGACTGGAAAAACGCTTCCACTATTTAACCGCCAATAAAACAGCGAAGGTTGGTGTCATCAACGAAGAACATAACGAGGTAATTGAGCTGGTAGTGAAAGAAGGCATGCAGTTGAATTTACCCAAGCTAAAAGAATTGTTGGCGAAGAATAATATGGACAGCAATGCCATTTATCATTGGCAGAATCATTATGTCATCTTCGATAAAGTGCAGGACATCGGCGTAATGCAAGGGCGTATCGCCAACAATTTTCCGGAAGCGGAAGTAAGCGTGTACCACGACATGTTTTACGAATACAGCAAGAAAAAACATTGCACAGATAAAACAGTGGCGAAAGAATGGCAGCATATCATCCTTACAGCAAACCTGGTGGCAGATGAAAAATTGCAGCAAGAATATCTCGACTATCACATTACACAGTTTGAAAAATGGCCGGAGATTTCAAAAGGTTTCTGCAATGCCGATTTTCAGCAGTTGTTGTTGTTCAGAAACGGAAGGCAATTGATGCTGATCATTAGCATTCCGAAAGGTGAAAGCCTGGATAAGTTGAACCCAAGAACAACAGCCAATAATCCACGGGTGAATGATTGGAATACGATCATGAAAAAATACCAGGAAGGAATTAAAGGAACAAAGCCGGGAGAGACGTGGGTGTTTTTAAGTCAAACCCCCAACCCCTAA